Proteins found in one Thermodesulfobacteriota bacterium genomic segment:
- a CDS encoding alpha/beta hydrolase, translating to MESEFIQLKNNLKIHYVTAGDKENQTLVLLHGWPTNCYLWRNIMPKLAENFYVIAPDLPGYGNSDKPEDVAYNLDFFVDFLKHLYDALGIDQADLVGHDTGGMAALGFVSRFPEMTRRFVITDTSPYVEWPILLKLMVKSLRSRLMARWSLVRFIFKDNLRRHGVYQKQVITDEVVNLYRNPYMQNRNSRRAFRLTLLEPPEEMIEPVENIRQIQNPTLILWAAKDRLFGVNIADQLNEDIPNSKLVIVPDSGHFLQEDQPELVTQHIRNFLTSQA from the coding sequence ATGGAAAGTGAATTTATTCAACTTAAAAACAACTTAAAGATTCACTACGTAACCGCCGGAGATAAGGAAAATCAAACCCTGGTACTGCTGCACGGATGGCCGACCAATTGTTATTTGTGGCGGAATATTATGCCCAAGCTGGCGGAGAATTTTTATGTGATTGCACCTGATCTGCCGGGTTACGGCAATTCGGACAAACCGGAAGATGTGGCGTATAACCTTGATTTTTTTGTCGATTTTTTAAAGCATTTGTATGATGCCCTGGGGATTGACCAAGCCGATCTGGTAGGTCATGACACAGGTGGTATGGCAGCTTTGGGATTTGTTTCGCGTTTTCCGGAGATGACCCGCAGGTTTGTGATCACAGATACATCACCCTATGTAGAGTGGCCCATATTGCTGAAACTCATGGTGAAAAGTCTGCGAAGTCGATTAATGGCGCGCTGGTCACTGGTACGCTTTATATTTAAGGATAACTTAAGACGTCACGGGGTGTATCAAAAACAAGTGATCACCGATGAAGTGGTGAATCTCTACCGGAACCCGTATATGCAAAACCGTAACAGTCGCAGAGCATTCAGGCTGACCCTGCTGGAACCGCCGGAAGAGATGATCGAACCTGTTGAAAACATACGCCAAATACAGAATCCGACTTTAATTTTGTGGGCTGCAAAAGATCGCCTTTTTGGTGTGAACATCGCTGATCAACTAAACGAGGATATTCCCAATTCCAAATTAGTCATCGTCCCTGACAGCGGCCATTTTCTGCAGGAAGACCAACCGGAATTGGTAACGCAGCATATAAGAAATTTCTTAACGAGCCAGGCGTGA
- a CDS encoding efflux RND transporter periplasmic adaptor subunit — translation MEINKTEKAKKPARVVLISMVVSIIVLIVGVMGMKMMASMKTPPAEAKNGERHLRVEALQVKQEDIPVFITGYGEVKTLNVVPIASEVAGKIIKIHPRLEAGEIIPQGEVLFKIDPTDYMTVRKTGRKRLTILERSHELAKNEYERVRKLFENNRVGTLAGVEAAEKAMLSASDLTNQIAQVLETAETNLERCEVRAPFNARVKSVSLEKGQYVTPGQNVVTLADDSVLEIQVPLDSRDAREWLCFNGEKTDDKTAWFSGLKKVPCKIRWTENNNGQTWDGQLHRVVKFDQQTRTLTVAVRIYAETAKKKNPQPLPLVDGMFCSVKIPGRTLHNVFRLPRQAVSFENTVHLAVNNRLETVPAKVARIEGENVYVYGGLNAGDMVVTTRLIDPLENALLEITNKNQKEKQS, via the coding sequence ATGGAAATAAATAAAACAGAAAAGGCCAAAAAACCGGCGAGGGTTGTACTTATTAGCATGGTTGTTTCCATAATTGTTCTTATTGTTGGCGTAATGGGGATGAAAATGATGGCAAGTATGAAAACCCCTCCGGCCGAGGCAAAAAATGGCGAACGCCACTTGCGGGTTGAAGCACTGCAGGTGAAGCAAGAGGATATTCCGGTATTTATAACCGGCTATGGCGAAGTAAAAACGTTGAATGTCGTACCCATCGCATCTGAAGTTGCGGGGAAAATCATTAAGATACACCCCAGATTAGAAGCCGGTGAGATAATTCCCCAAGGAGAGGTCCTTTTTAAAATTGACCCAACAGATTATATGACCGTCCGTAAAACCGGCAGGAAACGTTTAACCATCCTTGAACGAAGTCATGAACTGGCAAAAAATGAGTATGAGCGGGTTCGGAAATTGTTTGAAAATAACAGGGTTGGAACCCTGGCAGGTGTTGAAGCGGCTGAGAAGGCCATGCTTTCTGCATCTGATCTGACAAACCAGATTGCACAGGTTTTGGAAACAGCAGAAACCAATCTTGAACGATGTGAGGTCCGGGCCCCTTTTAACGCACGTGTCAAATCGGTTTCTTTGGAAAAAGGTCAGTATGTCACTCCGGGACAAAATGTGGTCACCCTGGCAGATGATTCGGTTCTGGAAATCCAGGTGCCTTTAGACAGTCGAGATGCCCGTGAATGGCTGTGTTTTAATGGAGAAAAAACAGATGATAAAACCGCATGGTTTTCCGGCCTTAAGAAAGTGCCATGCAAGATTCGCTGGACAGAGAATAATAACGGGCAGACCTGGGACGGCCAACTGCACCGGGTGGTGAAGTTTGACCAGCAGACCCGGACCCTTACGGTTGCTGTTAGGATCTATGCCGAAACCGCAAAGAAGAAAAATCCTCAGCCTTTGCCCCTGGTGGACGGCATGTTCTGCTCGGTAAAGATTCCGGGCAGAACTCTGCATAACGTTTTCCGACTCCCCCGCCAGGCGGTGAGCTTTGAGAATACGGTACATCTTGCGGTTAATAATCGCCTGGAAACAGTGCCTGCAAAGGTAGCACGTATAGAAGGTGAGAATGTCTATGTATACGGCGGTCTGAATGCTGGCGATATGGTTGTAACCACACGACTCATCGATCCGCTGGAAAATGCACTGTTGGAAATAACAAATAAAAACCAAAAGGAAAAGCAATCATGA
- a CDS encoding efflux RND transporter permease subunit, with amino-acid sequence MKRVLAAFARNTVFANIVLVLIFLAGGIATVSMIRENFPEFSLDMITISVLYPGADPEEVEEGICQKIEEALEGLEGIKQYTTQSSENAGTATIEVKQDYDVSDVLDRVRTKVNAISTFPVDAEKPVISEYMLKDPVMLLYLSGDMSERRIKEWSERIKDEIQQLPEVSKVEIFGARGYEIGIEVSEERLREYGLTFNMIVDAIRRSSLNLAGGTIRTQGEEIRVRTLGRKYTGEALSSIVVLARPEGEIITLDRVATINDGFTEDPINALINGEPSVLLTVYKTKEEDALVISEAVQQFISQKQMQLPVGAHIKTLYDNTDMLRSRINMLSKNLIMGLMIVFLLLWCFLNARLSFWGGMGIPVSIAGAMAILWAIGGSINMVSLLGLILVLGIVVDDAIVVGEAIYFHRKQGEPPIKAAVEGVCEVGMPVIAAVTTSIVTLLPLFYVGGIMGKFISIMPAVVIACLVVSLLECFILLPAHLSHLPDPNTSNNNRNPLTRKLEIVHRLTSSGMEWFVAHVYTPFLSRVLYWRYISLCIAVSILLLTIGLIKGGILKFEIFPEVDGFIITSTVEFPSGTPPEVTEQAIEQVEAALLRLAEHTETRSGDPLIQDRMALVGQTMEGIPRSGPYLGSVQAILLDSKRRGIHTKDLMVQWEKEIGPIPGVKSLTFAGLEAGPPGAPIEVWLQGQDMNDILAAADDLMDRLRMFEGVYQVRSDFSPGRNEMRLELKPEARTLGLTVDDLAKQIYAGYYGDEALRLQRGRDDIRIKVRYTANERRRVSDLERVRIRTRNGHEVPLISVADISFAPGYSTITRTDGMRRVAVSADVDTNKANANEIFSELSSNFFTKLKRQYPGLNVALQGEQKKMRESFDSLFVGYPLAILGIFIIIATMFRSYAQPFVILFTIPFGIIGAAFGHLLLGYNLSIMSIFGIVALTGVVVNDAIVLIERINENIAEGMSFFDAVLSGGARRFRAIFLTSLSTIGGLTPLIMETDFQANFLIPMVLSIAAGIAFATVLTLVLVPSLMALLSDARLLVHRLKHGFWPKRVDVEPARDRHLDPLTDEPAMETRPVFT; translated from the coding sequence ATGAAACGCGTACTGGCAGCATTTGCCCGAAACACGGTATTTGCCAATATTGTTCTTGTCCTGATCTTTCTGGCAGGTGGAATCGCCACCGTGTCCATGATCCGAGAGAATTTTCCGGAATTTTCTCTGGACATGATTACGATTTCAGTTCTCTATCCCGGGGCCGATCCCGAAGAAGTTGAAGAAGGGATCTGTCAAAAGATTGAAGAGGCCCTAGAAGGCCTGGAAGGGATCAAACAGTATACCACTCAGTCGAGTGAAAATGCCGGAACCGCCACGATCGAAGTGAAACAAGATTATGATGTGAGCGATGTATTGGACAGGGTCCGAACCAAAGTGAATGCCATTTCCACTTTTCCGGTTGATGCGGAAAAGCCGGTCATCTCTGAGTATATGCTTAAGGACCCGGTCATGTTGCTCTATCTTTCCGGCGACATGTCCGAACGGAGAATCAAAGAGTGGTCGGAGAGAATAAAGGACGAAATCCAGCAGCTTCCAGAGGTTTCTAAAGTGGAAATCTTCGGTGCCAGGGGGTATGAAATCGGTATCGAGGTATCCGAAGAACGGCTGCGTGAATATGGATTAACTTTCAACATGATTGTGGATGCCATTCGGCGCAGCAGCCTGAATCTTGCAGGCGGAACCATTCGGACTCAGGGAGAAGAGATTCGGGTACGAACTTTAGGACGTAAATATACGGGTGAGGCACTTTCTTCCATTGTTGTTCTGGCCCGCCCTGAAGGAGAAATCATCACCCTGGATCGTGTGGCCACCATTAACGACGGATTTACCGAAGATCCCATCAATGCCCTGATAAACGGCGAGCCATCTGTTCTTCTCACTGTTTATAAAACCAAAGAAGAAGACGCTTTAGTCATATCAGAGGCTGTTCAACAGTTTATCTCACAAAAACAGATGCAACTGCCTGTTGGTGCCCATATAAAAACACTTTATGATAATACGGACATGCTCCGGTCGCGGATCAATATGCTGTCGAAAAACCTCATTATGGGGCTGATGATTGTCTTTTTACTGTTGTGGTGTTTTTTAAATGCCCGGCTCTCATTCTGGGGAGGGATGGGGATTCCAGTTTCCATTGCAGGTGCAATGGCTATTCTCTGGGCCATCGGCGGCAGTATCAACATGGTATCACTTCTCGGATTAATACTGGTTTTGGGCATCGTGGTGGATGATGCCATTGTAGTGGGCGAAGCGATCTATTTCCACCGCAAGCAGGGTGAGCCACCCATAAAGGCGGCGGTGGAAGGTGTTTGTGAAGTAGGCATGCCGGTGATTGCCGCTGTAACAACATCTATTGTAACGCTTCTACCGCTTTTCTATGTCGGTGGTATTATGGGCAAATTCATCTCCATCATGCCTGCGGTGGTTATTGCCTGCCTGGTAGTTTCACTATTGGAATGTTTTATTTTGCTGCCGGCTCATCTGAGCCATCTTCCGGACCCAAATACAAGCAACAATAATCGAAACCCCCTGACACGTAAACTGGAAATAGTGCATCGCCTGACCAGTTCCGGAATGGAATGGTTTGTGGCCCATGTTTATACTCCATTTTTAAGCAGGGTTCTTTACTGGCGCTATATTTCACTTTGTATTGCCGTCAGCATCCTTCTCCTAACCATCGGGTTGATCAAGGGAGGCATCCTGAAGTTCGAAATATTTCCGGAGGTTGACGGGTTTATTATTACATCAACCGTAGAATTTCCCAGCGGGACACCGCCGGAGGTTACCGAACAAGCAATTGAACAGGTCGAAGCGGCACTGCTGCGCCTGGCTGAGCACACCGAAACCCGTTCGGGGGATCCTCTAATCCAAGACCGCATGGCTCTGGTCGGCCAGACCATGGAGGGGATACCAAGATCAGGGCCTTACTTGGGTTCGGTTCAGGCCATACTCCTGGACTCAAAGCGGCGTGGAATTCACACAAAAGATTTGATGGTCCAATGGGAAAAGGAGATAGGGCCAATCCCTGGGGTAAAGTCTTTGACTTTCGCGGGCCTGGAAGCCGGGCCTCCTGGTGCGCCCATCGAAGTATGGCTCCAGGGACAGGACATGAACGACATACTTGCTGCAGCCGATGATCTTATGGATCGACTCCGCATGTTCGAAGGGGTCTATCAGGTCCGTAGCGACTTTTCGCCGGGAAGAAATGAGATGCGGCTTGAATTAAAACCCGAAGCAAGGACCCTGGGGCTGACCGTGGATGACCTGGCAAAACAGATTTATGCCGGTTATTACGGGGATGAAGCACTTCGCCTGCAACGTGGACGGGACGATATCCGGATCAAGGTTCGCTATACCGCAAATGAACGCAGACGGGTTTCAGACCTTGAAAGGGTGCGTATAAGAACCCGAAACGGACATGAAGTTCCGTTGATATCGGTGGCAGACATTTCTTTTGCACCGGGATACTCAACCATCACACGCACTGATGGGATGCGCCGCGTGGCTGTTAGTGCAGACGTGGACACCAACAAGGCCAATGCCAATGAAATTTTTTCCGAACTTTCATCAAACTTTTTCACTAAGCTTAAGCGGCAATATCCGGGACTCAATGTGGCTCTTCAGGGAGAACAGAAAAAGATGCGGGAGTCGTTTGACAGTCTGTTTGTGGGTTATCCCCTGGCCATACTGGGGATTTTCATTATTATCGCAACCATGTTCCGTTCTTATGCCCAGCCTTTTGTGATTCTATTTACGATACCCTTCGGGATCATTGGCGCGGCTTTTGGACACCTTCTTTTAGGCTATAATCTGTCGATCATGAGCATATTCGGGATTGTGGCTCTTACAGGAGTGGTGGTCAACGACGCCATTGTATTGATCGAACGGATCAACGAGAATATTGCCGAAGGGATGTCGTTTTTTGACGCGGTCTTAAGCGGGGGTGCGCGGCGGTTCAGGGCCATCTTTCTTACTTCACTCAGTACGATAGGCGGACTGACTCCGCTGATCATGGAAACGGACTTTCAGGCTAATTTCCTCATTCCCATGGTCCTTTCCATTGCCGCAGGCATTGCCTTTGCAACTGTCTTAACCCTGGTGCTGGTTCCCAGCCTGATGGCGTTGCTCAGCGATGCCCGTCTTCTGGTCCATCGGCTGAAACATGGCTTTTGGCCAAAACGGGTGGACGTGGAACCGGCACGGGATCGGCATCTGGATCCTCTGACAGATGAACCTGCTATGGAAACAAGACCTGTTTTTACTTAA
- a CDS encoding TolC family protein, producing the protein MKRYGYLVLVPYIIIILSAKGLAQDIQDIRTESLDLNTIRVLDLKTAGKIALADNPSLAAAQARVRQARERVLQARSAYWPRLDAKASASQVSLSDNDYQTNLTNARLFNPNATIEDPEDYYKGELTATWVLFNGFERKFANAAARYGEGQSESAQRDAKRLLLSSVAGAYFAAQLALENIAIAKADEVFNQQQLMEARARRRVGSGSLSDELNFGVRVNSAKAKRINAEKAYEVAMFGLAAILGVPGAVFPASLELAKLEHEIPEELFSPVPETLITYAQSHRPDVLQSEFALKQAISEIKIARAKFFPTVNLLATMEGNRAENGSFENEDFGNTVAIMLEYNLFAGGANRARYREAKAKQVEVEKALEDVRLKVSSEVRASLAKLHSAQKELVLQRSNADLVRQNRDLVEKEYAAGLGSLVRLNEAQRDLISAQSRLALALVSLRQAWFNLETDTGRILLSFAD; encoded by the coding sequence ATGAAACGATATGGCTATTTAGTATTAGTCCCATATATAATCATAATACTATCAGCAAAGGGCCTTGCACAGGATATCCAGGATATTCGGACAGAATCGCTCGACTTGAATACGATCCGGGTCCTGGACCTGAAAACCGCAGGAAAGATTGCTCTGGCGGACAATCCGTCCCTTGCAGCAGCCCAGGCCCGGGTCAGACAGGCAAGGGAGCGCGTCCTTCAGGCCCGTTCGGCATATTGGCCCCGGTTGGATGCTAAGGCTTCGGCTTCTCAAGTTTCACTTTCGGATAATGACTATCAAACAAATCTGACCAATGCCAGGCTTTTCAACCCCAACGCTACTATTGAGGACCCGGAAGACTATTACAAGGGTGAACTCACCGCCACCTGGGTTTTATTCAACGGTTTTGAGCGAAAATTTGCAAATGCTGCTGCACGCTATGGGGAAGGCCAAAGCGAATCAGCTCAAAGGGATGCAAAACGCCTGCTGTTATCGTCAGTGGCAGGGGCCTATTTTGCAGCTCAACTGGCCCTGGAAAACATCGCCATAGCCAAAGCAGATGAAGTGTTTAACCAGCAGCAGCTTATGGAAGCCAGAGCCCGTCGCCGTGTAGGAAGCGGGTCGCTGAGTGATGAACTGAACTTTGGAGTCCGGGTCAACTCGGCCAAAGCCAAACGGATAAATGCAGAGAAAGCCTATGAAGTGGCCATGTTCGGATTGGCCGCTATTTTAGGGGTTCCGGGAGCGGTTTTTCCTGCAAGCCTCGAACTGGCAAAGCTTGAACATGAAATACCCGAGGAACTGTTTTCCCCTGTCCCCGAAACCCTTATCACTTACGCACAATCTCATCGTCCGGATGTTCTGCAAAGCGAATTTGCATTAAAACAGGCCATATCAGAAATTAAAATTGCCCGTGCCAAATTTTTCCCCACGGTTAACCTGTTGGCAACTATGGAGGGGAACAGGGCAGAGAATGGAAGTTTTGAGAATGAAGATTTCGGTAATACAGTGGCTATAATGCTTGAATACAATCTTTTTGCCGGTGGAGCGAACCGTGCAAGGTACAGGGAAGCAAAAGCCAAACAGGTTGAAGTTGAGAAAGCATTGGAGGATGTAAGACTAAAGGTAAGTTCCGAGGTTCGTGCATCTCTGGCAAAACTGCACTCCGCCCAGAAGGAGCTGGTTCTTCAACGTTCTAATGCTGACCTGGTTCGCCAAAATCGTGATCTGGTAGAAAAAGAGTATGCAGCAGGGCTGGGCTCTCTGGTGCGCCTGAATGAAGCCCAGCGTGACCTTATCTCAGCACAGAGTCGTTTGGCCTTGGCCCTGGTATCTCTCAGGCAGGCGTGGTTCAATCTTGAAACAGATACAGGGCGGATACTGCTATCTTTTGCCGATTAA
- a CDS encoding methyltransferase domain-containing protein has translation MVNTKSFAQELSLFDMTCDQIPYKDHYFDHVICCGTMHFVGDLSNLFVEVERVMKHGGIFAFTIASQETKSSYIKDDTSWGIPIFKHSSPYIMDLLNKNGFKLQKEQRLLIKGADKIIYDMLFSALVAEYQKKPR, from the coding sequence GTGGTCAATACCAAATCGTTTGCACAAGAATTAAGTTTATTTGATATGACTTGTGACCAGATTCCATATAAAGATCATTATTTCGACCATGTTATCTGTTGCGGCACAATGCATTTTGTGGGTGATTTGAGCAATCTTTTTGTTGAAGTAGAGCGAGTGATGAAACACGGCGGGATATTTGCCTTTACAATTGCGTCGCAAGAAACGAAAAGTTCTTACATCAAGGATGATACATCATGGGGTATACCAATATTCAAACATTCTTCACCGTATATTATGGATTTGCTAAATAAGAACGGTTTTAAATTGCAGAAAGAGCAGCGGTTACTCATAAAGGGTGCAGACAAGATTATTTATGATATGCTGTTTTCTGCCTTAGTTGCCGAATATCAGAAAAAGCCACGATAA
- a CDS encoding pyridoxamine 5'-phosphate oxidase family protein: MDIRENWKEVKSLFKESFKSSFHYAITTVSEGGEPHVTPIGALILGKPGHGFYFEKFPRHLPRNLGSNKQVCVLAVNSSRWFWIKSLVGGKFTNPPAVRLHGVAGELREATDKEIALWQKRVQRVSFSKGHALMWRNMSMVRDIEFTKVEPVHIGEMTSGSWSA, encoded by the coding sequence ATGGATATTCGTGAAAATTGGAAAGAAGTAAAAAGCCTCTTCAAGGAGTCGTTCAAATCTTCATTTCACTATGCAATAACAACTGTGTCTGAGGGCGGTGAGCCGCACGTAACTCCGATAGGGGCATTGATACTTGGTAAGCCAGGTCATGGGTTTTATTTCGAAAAATTCCCGCGACATCTTCCGCGCAATTTGGGAAGTAACAAACAGGTTTGTGTTCTGGCGGTTAATAGTAGTAGATGGTTTTGGATCAAGTCGCTGGTAGGCGGGAAATTTACTAATCCACCAGCAGTTCGACTGCATGGAGTAGCTGGTGAGTTGAGGGAAGCCACCGACAAGGAAATTGCGCTTTGGCAAAAAAGAGTCCAGCGTGTCAGTTTTAGTAAGGGGCATGCACTAATGTGGCGAAATATGAGCATGGTAAGGGATATCGAGTTCACCAAAGTCGAACCAGTTCATATTGGTGAGATGACCAGCGGTAGCTGGAGTGCCTAA
- a CDS encoding EFR1 family ferrodoxin (N-terminal region resembles flavodoxins. C-terminal ferrodoxin region binds two 4Fe-4S clusters.): MDMKSFDTSLLYVLSGTGNTFRVARWIEDFFEKSGIATQLKFIENADLQEDFKHCDRQLTTVLFPTHGFMPPWSMIKFLIKMPRQKKATVLSIATRGAFWIGPVKVPGAAGFANFFAALVLLFKGYDIRGFFSLDMASNFNNLHPSLTLAAVNGICKKSKRKIEFFMSRVMAGKRVLFTLNNLYEGIWASFLFWLIPIFPILYLIFAKTTMAKIMFANNNCVSCGMCAKMCPNHAIEMKSFFGKKRPFWTYHCENCMRCMGYCRKKAVEAGHSWAFLLTFIMAVPVFANITTGLTNAVGSFLGIKNYWLMLLVEALYYIPALFLSYWIFWMLIRIPAVNTLFSVTTLTHYFKRFHDPETRVRFLMKRQKIKEKNKIDQGDILLHSNK, encoded by the coding sequence ATGGATATGAAATCATTCGACACTTCATTGCTCTATGTTTTAAGCGGTACCGGCAATACCTTTCGGGTGGCACGGTGGATAGAAGACTTTTTTGAAAAAAGCGGAATTGCAACCCAACTTAAATTTATCGAAAATGCTGACTTGCAAGAAGATTTTAAACATTGCGACCGTCAACTGACCACTGTCTTGTTTCCCACGCACGGATTTATGCCGCCTTGGTCCATGATCAAATTTTTGATCAAAATGCCCCGGCAAAAGAAAGCAACGGTTCTGAGCATTGCCACCCGAGGTGCTTTTTGGATTGGGCCTGTAAAGGTACCGGGCGCAGCCGGTTTTGCAAACTTCTTTGCCGCATTGGTCCTATTGTTCAAGGGGTATGATATCCGGGGATTTTTCAGTCTGGACATGGCATCCAACTTTAACAATCTTCATCCCAGCCTTACGCTTGCTGCCGTGAACGGTATATGTAAAAAATCAAAAAGGAAAATTGAGTTTTTCATGTCTCGTGTGATGGCGGGCAAGCGGGTGCTGTTTACCCTGAACAACCTGTATGAAGGCATATGGGCAAGCTTTTTGTTTTGGTTGATTCCGATATTTCCGATTCTCTATCTGATTTTCGCTAAAACAACTATGGCTAAAATCATGTTTGCCAACAACAATTGTGTGTCCTGTGGGATGTGTGCAAAAATGTGCCCAAACCATGCTATTGAAATGAAAAGCTTTTTTGGCAAGAAGCGACCGTTCTGGACCTATCACTGCGAAAATTGCATGCGATGCATGGGGTATTGCAGGAAAAAGGCGGTTGAGGCCGGGCACTCCTGGGCTTTCCTGCTAACCTTTATCATGGCTGTCCCTGTGTTCGCAAATATAACGACGGGGCTGACCAATGCTGTAGGGAGCTTTTTGGGGATTAAAAACTATTGGCTCATGCTTTTGGTTGAAGCGCTTTACTATATACCAGCTCTTTTTTTATCCTATTGGATATTCTGGATGCTGATCCGGATTCCGGCGGTCAATACGCTATTCAGCGTTACGACGCTGACCCATTATTTCAAACGGTTTCATGATCCGGAAACCCGGGTTAGATTTCTGATGAAAAGACAGAAAATAAAAGAAAAAAATAAGATAGATCAGGGGGACATTTTGCTGCATTCAAACAAGTAA
- a CDS encoding EFR1 family ferrodoxin (N-terminal region resembles flavodoxins. C-terminal ferrodoxin region binds two 4Fe-4S clusters.) — MNVELKYFSGTGNSYKIIDTCKEMFIQNGCKATLSSITDKSNINQDADLIGFCFPVYAFGIPRICRKHLLNLPRFKSPINTFILITAGNSDESGFSVKESAKILKKKGLNVTYSEVIQMPINWTVSMNPPSKEEAQLIINTGVIKAKEIAQDILDGMLHHHALNYPSTYSKFGFYKDYYLFKWLGVSTLWRNFRTDETCDSCGLCEKICPTNSIQIVDDKPKWAKTCEQCMRCVNYCPKQAIFQKGEGSIKGKNIYYEPTFKPLKIKKQKAKKANATDAKSRAAA; from the coding sequence ATGAATGTAGAGTTAAAATATTTTTCAGGAACCGGCAACTCGTATAAAATTATAGATACGTGTAAAGAAATGTTTATTCAAAACGGCTGTAAAGCTACACTTTCTTCTATTACAGACAAATCTAATATAAACCAAGACGCAGATTTAATTGGATTTTGTTTTCCAGTTTATGCGTTTGGAATTCCACGAATATGCAGGAAACATTTATTAAATTTGCCTAGATTTAAAAGTCCAATAAATACTTTTATATTGATTACAGCAGGTAACTCAGACGAATCAGGTTTTTCTGTTAAGGAAAGCGCTAAAATTTTGAAAAAGAAGGGACTTAATGTAACTTATAGTGAAGTTATTCAAATGCCTATAAATTGGACAGTATCGATGAACCCGCCATCAAAAGAAGAGGCGCAATTGATAATCAACACCGGCGTAATTAAAGCAAAGGAAATAGCACAAGACATTCTAGATGGTATGCTACACCATCATGCTTTAAATTATCCATCAACATATAGTAAATTTGGTTTCTATAAAGATTATTATTTGTTCAAATGGTTAGGCGTCAGTACTTTGTGGAGAAATTTTAGAACGGATGAAACGTGTGATTCGTGTGGATTGTGTGAAAAAATATGTCCGACTAATAGTATACAAATTGTTGATGATAAACCTAAATGGGCAAAAACATGTGAACAATGTATGCGTTGTGTTAATTATTGTCCGAAACAAGCAATTTTTCAAAAAGGAGAAGGCAGCATAAAAGGTAAAAACATATATTACG